The segment TCAACCTCTTCTTACATCTTCCTATAACCAAAATCACATACacaaaatacaaattctaaCCCTAAGTGATATTGTAAACGTGTTGGCCTCTTCTCAAAGTTGATCTGTAATCCAGATTATATTAATCCAGAGTATCTTAGCACCCTTGAAAGATCAGTGGCATATAGAAACACAAGGGTAAGTGAGAAATTGAGCTAAAACTTACACCTAATGGAGCTCCTTCTACTTTCCATCGGTACTGATCAACTGAGCTCCACTATATTCACAAGTAAAGAGTGCCTCGGACCATATCGGTAAAGACAAAGAATGGCCCCCCTCCTTCTCAACAGACCTCATCAACTGGGAAAGATGGTCCAGAAAAAATGTCTCAGAGCTGGGACTTAGAACCTACTCAACTAAGAACAGACACAAAGAATGAACTGCTAATGCAGGTACCAAGATGCAGCGACAACTGATCTAACAAAGCGAGGTAACACCCCATAAACTAATCATGAACCATTCCGTAAAAAGACAGATGTGAAGTTCAGAATAAGCAAGCTGTCTACCCCATTAATGTCGTTAAAATTATAATACAAACTTTACCAAACACATTAAGTGAAGCAACCGAAATCAAGTACACAGTTTGCCGGAGATTCATCAACAACTTGGAACAACAAATGGCAGGATCAGCAATAGCTAAATAATAACATGAATTTAAATGAAGACCATGCAATGACAACATCTATATCTCAACGGATTCTCTTGGTATTTCCCCATTGTAGTCtgacaataaaaaatttctagaaCTACTTCAGCAAATTGCAGTAGTGGACCGAAATGTATATgtgacaaaaacaaaaacattaggAAAAAGAGCAATTCCATTCCAAGACTACTAGATTAGATTGAGAGAAAATATACCAAAAGCTCAAACCCCTTTTGATTTCCATGGCTGAGTTTTTCTGGTCATTACATTCACTGACTGATAAAGAAAACTCATGAAAACCCCTTGTTTAGCTTCTGAATTGCACAGTACATTTTACGTCTCGACCCAACCGCATTTATTCCCATGTCCTTGAGATCTTCCAATGTCAACATTGGCAATACCTGCTCATCCACCTCATGGATCTCAAACACCGGCGCATACCGCCCTAACCCCAATTCATTCAGCCAGTCTCTAACCCCATCTTCTCTGGACTGACACCGCCCCCTCCCACTATTCCCATTCCTATCTGCATTCCAGTTTCTGGCATCTGTATCGGATGGGCCCTCTAATTCTACCCCCTCATGGTCCCTGCCCTCTGAAACCCTAGTCCGCATGGGCCTCCTCTGCCCATGAAACAGGACCTCCCTGTCATTCCCATGGTCAACTGCCATGTTCTCCAGAGAATGAATTGGGCTTTGTTCCTTCAATGGGCTATCAGAATCCTCGTTTTCGAAATCCCTAAACCCATCATCCACGTCTTCGCCTCCGCTGAACTTCTCATCCCCTTCGCCGCCTCCCCCTCCGCCACCCCCGCCACCGCCTTCGTCCACCTTGGAGACCCAATTCGATCTCACCCGCTTCGTCGCGGGGCCTCGCTTCTTCGAATCCTTCACTTTCCAACTCCCAATCGCAACAGAATCCAAGTTGCCCTCCTTATCCTCACCCTCTAGGGCTTCGCTGAACTCACCCCCGCCAGTGCTCAAATTCATCAAAGGCCGAGTCTTTGAGGCCTTACCTATATTCCCAGACTCCTTCCTGTACTTGGCATCGCTCTCCATTGGAAGCTTCCACTGCTTGTTGCTCCGCCGATTCACATGCGAATCGTACGGCTGATCCCCGATATCCCCCAATCGGACGCTTGGCCTCCTCTGTCGCTTCCCCCCAATATTCTCCGACGAAACCCCCGCCGCCGCTCCGCCGTTGATCTGACCCTCCGGTGGCTGCAACTCCGCCATTGGACCAGCCAAAAAAGTCGCTCTCTAGGGTTTggattaaaaatggaaaaaaaaaaaagggcctcAAAATTTCTAGGGTTTacagaaggaaaaagaaacgAAAAAAGCCCTgatttttagagagagaaagagagagtgaaGTGAAGAAgtgaggacagagagagagaaggggatCGAGGGTTTAGTGAGAGTTGGGTGGTGACCACGTGTCCCGGTGGTGGGAGGGAGAGGGGAAGGAGTTGCCACCCTCCACGCGCTGCTGGAGAGCGTGGCATAACTTCCAATGATGTGGGAAACCATGATGAGTGCCTctatttttggcattttttctgtttaaaaactttcatttttaaataattttattataaatatttttaatcacaaAAATATTCATCCTACATGAAAAATcgttatatatttaataaaaattttataa is part of the Vitis riparia cultivar Riparia Gloire de Montpellier isolate 1030 chromosome 17, EGFV_Vit.rip_1.0, whole genome shotgun sequence genome and harbors:
- the LOC117903952 gene encoding ankyrin repeat and SAM domain-containing protein 6-like, which encodes MAELQPPEGQINGGAAAGVSSENIGGKRQRRPSVRLGDIGDQPYDSHVNRRSNKQWKLPMESDAKYRKESGNIGKASKTRPLMNLSTGGGEFSEALEGEDKEGNLDSVAIGSWKVKDSKKRGPATKRVRSNWVSKVDEGGGGGGGGGGGEGDEKFSGGEDVDDGFRDFENEDSDSPLKEQSPIHSLENMAVDHGNDREVLFHGQRRPMRTRVSEGRDHEGVELEGPSDTDARNWNADRNGNSGRGRCQSREDGVRDWLNELGLGRYAPVFEIHEVDEQVLPMLTLEDLKDMGINAVGSRRKMYCAIQKLNKGFS